In the Elusimicrobiota bacterium genome, GGGGCGATACGTTTTTCAGTGCCCCCTAAATATTTTTTATAAGAAAGGTAAAAACTGTATGTCAAAAATTATTTTAGGTATAGAATCTTCATGCGATGAAACATCTGCTGCAATAGTAGAAAACGGCAGAAAAGTACTCTCAAATATTGTTTCTTCACAGGAAAATATTCATAAAAAGTATTTCGGGGTTGTGCCTGAGCTTGCCAGCCGCGAGCATATAAAAAATATAAACATAGTCATAGAAAAAGCTTTCAGCGCTGCCGGGACTAATTTCAATAATATTTCGGCAATAAGTTATACAAGAGGGCCGGGCCTGGCAGGCTCGCTTTTGGTGGGGCAAGTAACTGCCCAGACATTAGCCTTCCTTTATGATGTTCCTCTTGTAGATGTAAATCATCTTGAAGGGCATCTTTATGCATCATTCATTGAAAATCCTGAACTTAAACCTCCGTTTTTAAGTTTAATCGTATCAGGCGGCCACACAGAATTGGTTATTGTGAAGGATTTTGGTAAATACAAATTTTTGGGGGGAACCCGTGACGACGCGGCCGGAGAAGCTTTTGATAAAGTTGCAAAACTTTTAAAGCTTTCTTATCCCGGCGGCCCTCAAATTGATAAACAATCAAAAAAAGGCAATAGCGAAGCGATAGCTTTTCCAAGGCCATATTTGTGGGGAAGCTGGGATTTTTCTTTTTCAGGTTTAAAAACTGCGGTGGTAAATTTTGTTAAAAATAATAGAAAAATAAACATTGCAGATTTGTGCGCTTCGTTTCAGCAAGCCGTTATTGATACTCTTAAATGTAAAACATTTAAGGCAGCGGAAGAATTTAAAATGAAAAGAATCGTTGTCGGCGGCGGGGTTTCTGCAAATTCTTCTTTAAGAGATCAGTTTTTGTCTGAAGGGAAGGAAAGAGGGTTTGATGTTTATCTTCCTTCTGTAAAATATTGTACCGATAATGCTGCTATGATTGCCTGCGCGGGATATTTTAAATTTATTCATTACAAAAATAAAGGAAATGACGGAATTCACAGAATAGATCCCGGGATGAAACTCAAAAGCTGGAACTAAAAACAGTAGGTAGGGAGTAGCATAGCCCTGAGCGAAGTCGAAGGGTAGGCAGTAGGCAGGGAAATACCAGAAAAGGTTTTTCCTGAGTTTTCTAAACGCTATCCCTGCCCGCCGGCAGGCGCGGCGCTATACGCTAGGGATTGAATATGCATGGAAAAAACGGACAATTAATTATCGGGAATCTGAAGCTGCGTAATAATTTAGTTATGGCTCCTATGGCCGGTATAACAGATTTGCCTTTCCGTATTTTGGCAAAAAAAGGCGGGGCAGGGTTAGTTTGCACGGAGATGATTTCAGCAAGGGCTCTCGTTTATGGCGATCAAAAAACAATGAAACTTTTAACAATTTCTCCTGAAGAACATCCTGTATCAGTTCAGATATTTGGTTCGGAGCCGGA is a window encoding:
- the tsaD gene encoding tRNA (adenosine(37)-N6)-threonylcarbamoyltransferase complex transferase subunit TsaD yields the protein MSKIILGIESSCDETSAAIVENGRKVLSNIVSSQENIHKKYFGVVPELASREHIKNINIVIEKAFSAAGTNFNNISAISYTRGPGLAGSLLVGQVTAQTLAFLYDVPLVDVNHLEGHLYASFIENPELKPPFLSLIVSGGHTELVIVKDFGKYKFLGGTRDDAAGEAFDKVAKLLKLSYPGGPQIDKQSKKGNSEAIAFPRPYLWGSWDFSFSGLKTAVVNFVKNNRKINIADLCASFQQAVIDTLKCKTFKAAEEFKMKRIVVGGGVSANSSLRDQFLSEGKERGFDVYLPSVKYCTDNAAMIACAGYFKFIHYKNKGNDGIHRIDPGMKLKSWN